Proteins found in one Scardovia inopinata JCM 12537 genomic segment:
- a CDS encoding RsmD family RNA methyltransferase codes for MRIIAGRFKNSHIYTPKDGSITRPTTDRTKEAIFSRLDSWGILDQARVLDLFAGTGALGFEALSRGAQALTAVEAHGQVVSCIRRTAGDLLAKDGSLNIRIIKKKAELYLAAGPDHSSLQGAGSHKASLLPATVVFMDPPYAVSSQDCSHMVALLAERGWMADDAVLIVERSARSEAVMAPQGWEITDSRLYGETRVDYLGHCRNGV; via the coding sequence ATGCGCATAATAGCCGGACGATTTAAAAACAGTCACATATATACCCCTAAAGACGGGAGCATTACCAGGCCTACCACTGACCGGACCAAAGAGGCAATTTTTTCCCGTTTGGATTCTTGGGGTATTCTTGACCAGGCCCGGGTTCTGGATCTCTTTGCCGGGACTGGAGCCTTAGGTTTTGAGGCCCTGTCCCGTGGTGCTCAGGCTTTGACAGCGGTGGAAGCTCATGGTCAGGTTGTCTCCTGTATTCGCAGAACTGCCGGCGATTTACTTGCCAAGGATGGGAGTCTGAACATCAGAATTATTAAGAAAAAAGCTGAATTGTACCTTGCCGCCGGCCCTGATCACAGTTCCTTACAGGGAGCCGGGAGCCATAAGGCCTCTCTTCTTCCCGCCACTGTGGTCTTTATGGATCCTCCTTACGCAGTCAGCAGTCAGGACTGCAGTCATATGGTGGCCTTGCTGGCTGAAAGAGGCTGGATGGCAGATGATGCAGTTCTGATAGTGGAGAGGTCGGCCAGGAGTGAGGCTGTAATGGCTCCCCAGGGTTGGGAAATAACGGACAGTCGGCTTTATGGGGAAACAAGAGTGGATTATTTAGGACACTGCAGAAACGGTGTATAA
- a CDS encoding YceD family protein, whose product MTREHPTDWSLSISSLSHRSGQTLMVDTTMPAPSGIGDDIVGIHEGAPVTITARLESLSSGLLFTGTVSADLTGQCTRCLTDVEDTLDLPVSAFFSYQDQGERKADKEAEEEIEVTDLDENSQDVYSLDPSASLINLESLLRDNLVQALPLQLLCKPDCLGLCSQCGINLNDNPDHHHQVTDLRWADLEAFKQQLGKETSGKD is encoded by the coding sequence ATGACCCGTGAACACCCTACTGACTGGTCTTTGTCTATCTCTTCCCTCTCTCATAGGAGCGGCCAGACCCTTATGGTTGACACTACTATGCCAGCTCCCAGTGGAATTGGCGATGACATTGTAGGAATCCACGAGGGAGCACCTGTTACCATCACTGCCCGGCTGGAGAGCCTGTCGTCAGGCCTGCTTTTTACCGGAACTGTCAGCGCAGATCTGACTGGCCAGTGCACCCGCTGCCTGACCGATGTGGAAGATACATTGGATTTGCCCGTTTCCGCCTTTTTCTCCTATCAGGACCAGGGGGAAAGAAAAGCAGACAAAGAAGCTGAAGAGGAGATAGAGGTGACAGATCTGGATGAAAACTCTCAAGATGTATATTCTCTGGATCCTTCAGCCAGCTTGATCAACCTGGAATCCCTCCTCAGGGACAATCTGGTTCAGGCTCTCCCCCTGCAGCTTCTGTGCAAACCGGATTGCCTGGGCCTGTGCTCTCAATGCGGAATTAATCTCAACGATAATCCCGACCACCACCATCAGGTAACTGATCTGAGGTGGGCTGATCTGGAAGCTTTCAAGCAGCAGCTGGGCAAGGAAACGTCTGGAAAAGACTAA
- the rpmF gene encoding 50S ribosomal protein L32, whose amino-acid sequence MALPKYRTSRANTHTRRAAWKAQATTTIACPNCGAPTLSHMACPNCGSFRGRTYRAAVKRTLANN is encoded by the coding sequence ATGGCATTGCCCAAGTACAGGACTTCCCGCGCTAATACGCATACCCGCCGCGCTGCTTGGAAGGCACAGGCTACTACCACTATTGCCTGCCCCAACTGCGGGGCTCCCACTCTGTCACACATGGCCTGCCCCAACTGCGGCTCTTTCCGTGGCCGCACCTACAGGGCAGCAGTCAAGCGGACTTTGGCTAATAACTAA